GCATACTGGTGATGCTAGCAGCACTTGCCTGTATTGTAGCGGCATGTTCTGAGTCTCCATCGAAACAGGAGGATGGAGTTACAGTCTCCCTGCAAATGGTGCTCCCGAAGGCGGGAGGCCTCGACCAGCTTGTCGATACAGTGCGGCTCAGAATCTTCGCCGCTGATCTGGACACGATGGCGTTCGGTCTGCCGATTATCGAAGGTGCTGTCTCAATGGCGCTGGATGTCCCTCCGGGTAGCGACAGAATCTTCGAAATGGACGCGGTTGATATCGAGGGTCGGGTTCTGTACTCAGGTGCAGATACTGTCGATATCGGCCATGGACTCGATCAGAGAGTTCATCTATTGCTCAGGCCGGTCATTCTGCTGATGCGCCTGAGCCCTTTGTATCAGGAACTGAGCGTCGGTTCCACAGGACGGATTGACGTCTGGATACACAATGTTGATTCTTTGTTTGGTGCGGCTTTCAGGCTGCTTTACGACCCAAGTCGAATTCAGCTCAACGGCTCTTCTGCAGGAGAATTTCTTGGCAGTGGAGATGACATACTCTATTTTGCTAAGGGTGTGGAGGAAGAGAGTTACTACTCTATCGGCGTGAGCAGACTTAGGCAGGAAGATGGTGCGCGCACGGGCATATCGGGCAGTGGTCGCCTGGCCTCGATCTCTTTCACCGCGCTGGTACCATCTGAAAGCGAAATATCGCTTGTGATAGTCTCAAACCGAGCTCTTCTGAAGCCGGGTGATACGCCCGTAGACGGCATTGAAGGACTCGCGCTGGATGGGGCGATCGTGCACGTGAGGGGGACTGAATGATGGAGCAAAAGCCAAAAAACAAGGTCGGCCTTATGCGCTGGTACCCGGTGGTGCTGATAGCCGGGATGTTGCTTCTCCTCGGGTTCAATGCTGCACATGGCCAGACAATTCCGGTCGGTTTATACCTATCACCCACCGGCTCTGATGCGACCGGAACGGGAGCAATCGACAACCCGTATCGCACGTTCAAGTACGCGATTTCCCAGGCCTCAGATTGGGATACCGTAGTCGCGCTGCCGGGAACCTATTTCGAGCTTGTGCAGATTAGCTTCAGTCACCCGGTTCATATTGCCGGCTATGAGGGTGCGGCGAACAC
This region of Candidatus Zixiibacteriota bacterium genomic DNA includes:
- a CDS encoding cohesin domain-containing protein — its product is MMRIVSNARILVMLAALACIVAACSESPSKQEDGVTVSLQMVLPKAGGLDQLVDTVRLRIFAADLDTMAFGLPIIEGAVSMALDVPPGSDRIFEMDAVDIEGRVLYSGADTVDIGHGLDQRVHLLLRPVILLMRLSPLYQELSVGSTGRIDVWIHNVDSLFGAAFRLLYDPSRIQLNGSSAGEFLGSGDDILYFAKGVEEESYYSIGVSRLRQEDGARTGISGSGRLASISFTALVPSESEISLVIVSNRALLKPGDTPVDGIEGLALDGAIVHVRGTE